The following proteins are encoded in a genomic region of Triticum dicoccoides isolate Atlit2015 ecotype Zavitan chromosome 1B, WEW_v2.0, whole genome shotgun sequence:
- the LOC119325054 gene encoding F-box protein At5g25290-like has protein sequence MGTCSLVRMMSLLQLDLRMLRMLLALSPPPSSHWKFRKHPPLMLMETETVVEILPETPLMETETVVETLLELPLDVLMDIFSLLELPDLIRASFVCSFWRSAYSSLHNQLGQYKRPQTPCLLYASEADGENGACLYSLAKKRVYKLTLPDPPIRSRHLIGSSYGWLVTADEKSELHLLNPITGQQIALPSVITIEQVEPILDSAGAVNNYKMWDLEQDDDPNEFPDCLCIRAFVFPDPPTGSYIVVLIHNPERYLSFARVGDYKWTSLPGENYEQCIHMDGLLYAFTETGGVYTFDLTGPTITRNIIAEEMENYISATDGHMYVVQAPWGDMLQVCRDTECTEGFTKTKKMMLYKTDMAAKELVEMHGLHDHVLFLGRSQLQCLSAEEYPQLKTNCVYFTDDMTYISKYKNDDRDIGILNLENGSREEIVPQLWCNWPNPIWITPNLMRMNM, from the coding sequence ATGGGGACGTGTAGCTTAGTGCGGATGATGAGCTTACTGCAGCTAGACTTGAGAATGTTGCGTATGCTGCTGGCCCTTTCTCCCCCTCCCAGTTCACACTGGAAATTCAGAAAACACCCGCCATTGATGCTGATGGAGACCGAGACCGTGGTGGAAATATTGCCGGAGACGCCGCTGATGGAGACCGAGACTGTGGTTGAAACACTGCTGGAGCTGCCGTTGGATGTATTGATGGATATCTTTTCCCTCCTGGAGCTTCCTGACCTCATTCGTGCGAGCTTTGTGTGCTCCTTCTGGCGCTCTGCTTATAGTAGTCTACATAACCAGCTTGGGCAATATAAGCGGCCCCAGACACCTTGCCTCCTCTACGCCTCCGAAGCTGATGGTGAGAACGGAGCTTGTCTCTACAGTCTTGCAAAAAAGAGGGTCTACAAGCTAACTCTTCCGGATCCACCTATCCGTAGTAGGCATCTCATTGGGTCCTCCTATGGCTGGTTAGTTACTGCTGATGAGAAGTCTGAGCTTCACCTTCTCAATCCGATCACTGGTCAACAGATTGCCCTCCCCTCGGTGATCACCATTGAGCAAGTAGAGCCGATCTTAGACAGTGCCGGTGCAGTTAATAATTATAAGATGTGGGATTTAGAGCAGGACGATGATCCGAATGAGTTTCCTGACTGCCTCTGCATCAGGGCTTTTGTGTTTCCTGATCCACCCACGGGAAGCTACATTGTGGTTCTCATCCACAATCCAGAGCGATATCTTTCGTTTGCAAGGGTAGGTGATTATAAGTGGACCTCCCTGCCAGGTGAGAACTATGAACAATGCATCCACATGGATGGTCTATTGTATGCATTCACAGAAACCGGAGGAGTCTATACTTTTGATCTGACCGGTCCTACCATCACAAGGAATATCATTGCAGAGGAGATGGAGAATTACATTAGTGCGACTGATGGGCACATGTACGTTGTTCAGGCTCCATGGGGTGATATGTTGCAAGTTTGCAGAGACACTGAATGCACAGAGGGGTTCACAAAGACTAAGAAAATGATGTTATATAAAACTGATATGGCAGCAAAAGAGCTTGTGGAAATGCATGGCTTGCATGATCATGTGTTGTTTCTTGGGCGTAGTCAGTTGCAATGCCTCAGTGCTGAGGAATACCCGCAACTGAAGACAAATTGTGTTTATTTCACAGACGACATGACATATATTTCGAAGTATAAGAATGATGACCGGGATATAGGTATTCTCAACTTGGAAAATGGCAGCAGGGAAGAAATTGTACCTCAGCTTTGGTGCAACTGGCCAAATCCCATATGGATAACACCAAATCTCATGAGGATGAATATGTGA